The window ATCAACTGCAATTTCATCAACTCTATCATCATTATTTCCATATTTTGGATAATCACCTTCAATATCAAAATCAACAATCAATCCATCTTTATTTCTAATTGGTTTTACTTTTGCATATTTGATGGCTGATAGAGAATCTGCTATTACAGATAAACCTGCTATACCGCCTGCCATAGTTCGAGTTATATTTTCATCATGCAATGCCATTTGTATTCTCTCATAGCAATATTTATCATGCATATAGTGAATTACATTTAGAGTATTTATATACAATCTTGCAAGCCAATCAAAAATAATATCAAGTTTTGATCTTACTTCATCATAATCTAGATATTCACCTTGTGTAGGTGCGATATTTGGTCCAACTTGAAGCCCTAATTTTTCATCTTTACCTTCATTTATTGCATATAATAATGCTTTTGCTAGATTACATCTAGCACCAAAAAACTGCATTTGTTTGCCAAGTCTCATTGGAGATACACAACATGCTATACCATAATCATCTCCAAATTCCTCAAGCATAATTTCATCACTTTCATATTGTATTGATGATGTTTGTATGCTAATTTCTGCACAAAATTCTTTAAAGTTATTAGGCAAGCGGTGATTCCAAAGTATTGTCATATTTGGCTCTGGAGCTGGTCCTAGATTTCTTAAAGTATGTAAAAATCTAAATGACATTTTTGTAACTAAATGCCTACCATCTAAGCACATACCACCGATACATTCAGTCACCCATGTAGGATCACCAGAGAAAAGCTCGTCATATTCTGGAGTTCTAAGGAATCTAATCATTCTAAGTTTCATTACAAAATGATCAACCATTTCTTGAATCTCTTCCTCACTATATTTTCCACTCTCTAAATCTCTTTGAGCATAAATATCTAAAAATGTAGAGATTCTACCAATACTCATTGCCGCACCATTTTGCTCTTTTGTAGCAGCAAGATAAGCAAAATAAAGCCATTGTATCGCTTCTTTTACATCAGTCGCAGGCTGTGATATATCAAATCCATAAGATTTAGCCATCACTTTCAATTCATTTAAAGATCGAATTTGCTCTGATATTTCTTCTCTTGCTCTAATGGTATCAGAATCCATTACATCTGGAACCATTTTCTTCTTTGCCTTGATTTTTTCCTCTATTAGTTTATCGACACCATATAAAGGAACGCGTCTATAATCTCCTATGATTCTACCTCTTCCATAGGCATCTGGAAGTCCTGTAATAATTGCTGCTTTTCTTGCTAAAAGCATTTCATCAGTGTAGGCATCAAAAACACCATCATTATGGGTTTTGCGATATTTAAATACATTTGCTACATTTGGGTCTTCTTTTTTGCCATAAGCATCTAGTGAGCTTAATACCATTCTATATCCACCAAATGGCATTATTGAACGTTTTAGTGGTTCATCTGTTTGAACACCAACTATAGATTCTAAATCTTTATCTATATATCCTGGTTTATGTGATGTGATAGTAGAAATAATATCTGTGCTTACATCATATACACCGCCTCTTTGACGCTCTATTTTCATCAAATCACAGACTTTTTCCCATAGTTTAATAGTTTTTTTAGTAGGAGATACTAAAAAACTACTATCGCCATCATAAGGAGTGTAATTTTTTACAATAAAGTCTCTTACATTTATTTCGTCTTCCCATAAGCCACTTTCAAAATAGCTATAAAATTTACCTGCATTACTCATCGTAAAATCCTTATAATATGTAATAGCAAAGTTATTAAAAACTTACGTTTTCATTGTAAGGAAACTATGTATATATAGGTTTGATAAAAATCAAAATTTATTAAATAAATTATTTAATCATATGTGATACAAATTTTGCATAATTATCCATTATATCACCACCTTTGCGAAATCCTAATCCGCAACTTTCATATGCAAAAAATACATTTGGTTGATAATATATGCCATTATGTGAATTTAATTCATAAAATTCTTGATATACGCTTTTATAGTTGCCATATTCACCGCCTCTTTGCTCCAAGATTCTATTAGAATCTAAAATATCAATATTTGCACCTTCTCTACCAAATGAAACTTTTTTAACTTGCTTTTTATTTAGTGGTTCAAACGAACTCTCAAGCAATAATGGATGATTTGGAAATAAATCCCATAGAATCTTTAACATTCTTTTACTTTGAAATAAAAGAGTATAAGCTGGATTTAAAAATATAGTATTTTTATTTTTTATCATATTATTGATGATTAATGCCAATTCTGGCTCATCTATACTAATAATCTCCCAAGGCAATAATTTAAATAAAAATTCATATTTAGCACCATCAAATGAAACACCATCTAGCTCATTAAAATTCACTTCATCAATATAGCAAAACTCACTTACAAAACCTGCTTCTCTTGCACACTGCATCAAGAATCTTGTAGTTCTTTCTTCCTCAATATTTCCTCTAATACTAGAAAATAAAACTCCCCAATCCTCATATAATTCATCAAATCTACTTACATCATCCCCAAGAGTAATCATTCGCTTAAAATTATCTCTAATTGCATCAAATATATTATTAAATTGTTTTTCTTCATT of the Helicobacter sp. MIT 99-5507 genome contains:
- the pflB gene encoding formate C-acetyltransferase — encoded protein: MSNAGKFYSYFESGLWEDEINVRDFIVKNYTPYDGDSSFLVSPTKKTIKLWEKVCDLMKIERQRGGVYDVSTDIISTITSHKPGYIDKDLESIVGVQTDEPLKRSIMPFGGYRMVLSSLDAYGKKEDPNVANVFKYRKTHNDGVFDAYTDEMLLARKAAIITGLPDAYGRGRIIGDYRRVPLYGVDKLIEEKIKAKKKMVPDVMDSDTIRAREEISEQIRSLNELKVMAKSYGFDISQPATDVKEAIQWLYFAYLAATKEQNGAAMSIGRISTFLDIYAQRDLESGKYSEEEIQEMVDHFVMKLRMIRFLRTPEYDELFSGDPTWVTECIGGMCLDGRHLVTKMSFRFLHTLRNLGPAPEPNMTILWNHRLPNNFKEFCAEISIQTSSIQYESDEIMLEEFGDDYGIACCVSPMRLGKQMQFFGARCNLAKALLYAINEGKDEKLGLQVGPNIAPTQGEYLDYDEVRSKLDIIFDWLARLYINTLNVIHYMHDKYCYERIQMALHDENITRTMAGGIAGLSVIADSLSAIKYAKVKPIRNKDGLIVDFDIEGDYPKYGNNDDRVDEIAVDIVKIFSQRLALHDTYRDSISTMSVLTITSNVVYGKKTGTTPDGRKAGEPFAPGANPMHGRDSSGCVASFCSVAKIPFKYSQDGISNTFSIIPSAIGSDDKSQRQNLVQLMDGYFSDGGYHLNVNVLQKDVLKDAMIYPEKYPQLTIRVSGYAVNFIKLTREQQEDVISRTFHQRM
- a CDS encoding glutathionylspermidine synthase family protein gives rise to the protein MDIIEVKPLTNEILEEIGLDWHTDLDKTNYISNEVIEITQDEAEAFYDAGNELYDMFIEAGEYVIKNNLFFELDIPTTLIDTIKQSWENEVHWHIYGRFDFAGGLDGKQIKLLEFNADTPTLLYESALIQWALLKHNGLNEEKQFNNIFDAIRDNFKRMITLGDDVSRFDELYEDWGVLFSSIRGNIEEERTTRFLMQCAREAGFVSEFCYIDEVNFNELDGVSFDGAKYEFLFKLLPWEIISIDEPELALIINNMIKNKNTIFLNPAYTLLFQSKRMLKILWDLFPNHPLLLESSFEPLNKKQVKKVSFGREGANIDILDSNRILEQRGGEYGNYKSVYQEFYELNSHNGIYYQPNVFFAYESCGLGFRKGGDIMDNYAKFVSHMIK